One segment of Panicum virgatum strain AP13 chromosome 1K, P.virgatum_v5, whole genome shotgun sequence DNA contains the following:
- the LOC120644893 gene encoding formin-like protein 7 isoform X1 — MALFRKFFYKKPPDGLLLITDNIYVFDHCFSMKEMEDDHFEAHIRGIAADLLENFRDHSFMISNFGTRKEESPICHILSEYGMTLLDYPGHYEGCPLLTMEMIHCILKSSESWLSLGQHNLLLMHCEKGSWSVLAFMLAAHLIYLGQYSDEQKTLDMLYKQSSLELLEMFSPLNPMPSQIRYLRYISTRNVMPEWPPADRALTLDCVILRMIPNFQGQGGFRPIFRIYGPDPLMPPDQTPKVLFSTPKKSNLVRFYSQADELVKINLQCHVQGDVVLECINLYEDLDREEMVFRIMFNTAFIRSNILMLNRDHVDMLWNAKDQFPKDFRFEVIFSDMDAVTSHVTTEPVIHQEKQGLGVEEFAKVLDIFNHLDWLDGKRDTVPHTTQLKISAVTDGPELKISAVTDGPETFFDTREELESEILPVEINSSTVVLKLGNELATLVSTEPRHIRLDSSSANVKSESNTTTLSPLRTGPKTSAPSMELSSSAVMQQRSSSPIQPRRLMSDSAVQISESVSAEKSGSQTPVEHSTSPLMANKSASTASLIPLCTPPPLPPPPPTVSLLPVPAKLPKNTSTSTINISLRETVCPSTPSSEPSVPPQGLSRTGQLVKSQEPSNEIRGKLQSDSASGPSIFVLPSSSSLSLDKELSSTRASLPVDLPALRQTSDTTLLAIPETRSDTTLLPPPPPPPPPPPLPKSGMVLFPISQSEEVTITIEKVVPPPPPPPPPPPPPPPFSNSNPYTVSPIPSSQKRAQPPMPQAPALAKTSFSSPQPPPPPPPPPTPLLNNTDGSSQLQLLDKKDSATSKYPGTLSSTPKFLQTQSVPRLQTLPVPPPPPPPSKTRPVPPPPPPPSRASHVPPPPPPPSHTPPVPPPPPPPSQSFPSISKRNDVAATHRPPPPPPLPSHVTSSPPVPPAPPLPPPKLAVANNASQKSSTIRPPPPPPGPNPKVSAHSLPSKGSVISSNPPPPPAFSFGAKDRSTARSKSPRSLRASQSSKRTPLKPLHWVKVSRATQGSLWAETQKSDEASRAPEIDISELESLFSVMMPNMEAKRQRQHPSVTTKQEKVHLIDLQRSKNCEIMLRNIKMPLPDLMGSVLGLDDSIVDGDQVDYLIKFCPTKEEMELLKGYTGKKENLGNCEQFFMEMMKVPRVESKLRILSFKIKFVTQVADLKTSLNTINSVAEEVRSSVKLKRVMQTILSLGNALNQGTARGAAVGFRLDSLLKLSDIRARNNRMTLMHYLCKILSDKLPEVLDFNRDLAHLEPASKIQLKELAEEMQAITKGLEKVEQELSISEKDPPETEIFYKKLKEFLADAQAEGRSLALLYSTAGKSADSLAHYFGEDPVRCPFEQVVSTLLSFVRTFERAHAENVKQMELEKKRAQTEAEKEKAKLAAHKKGESQEPGNSDR, encoded by the exons ATGGCGCTGTTCCGAAAGTTTTTCTACAAGAAGCCGCCCGATGGGCTGCTCCTCATCACGGACAACATATACG TTTTTGATCATTGCTTCTCCATGAAAGAGATGGAAGATGACCATTTTGAAGCTCATATTAGAGGCATTGCAGCAGATCTCCTGGAAAATTTTCGTGATCACTCATTCATGATCTCAAATTTTGGGACTAGGAAGGAAGAAAGCCCTATATGCCACATTTTATCTGAATATGGTATGACTTTATTGGACTACCCTGGTCACTATGAGGGATGCCCACTCCTCACCATGGAAATGATTCACTGCATCTTGAAGTCCAGCGAAAGCTGGCTTTCCTTGGGTCAGCATAACTTACTGCTAATGCACTGTGAAAAAGGGAGTTGGTCTGTTCTGGCTTTCATGTTAGCTGCTCATCTAATATACCTGGGGCAGTATTCCGATGAGCAGAAAACACTGGATATGCTCTACAAACAATCATCTTTGGAACTTTTAGAAATGTTTTCACCTCTGAATCCCATGCCTTCTCAAATAAGATATTTGCGCTATATCTCAACGAGGAATGTCATGCCTGAGTGGCCTCCAGCTGATAGAGCCCTCACATTAGATTGTGTTATTTTGAGGATGATTCCAAATTTTCAAGGTCAAGGTGGTTTCCGTCCAATATTCAGGATATATGGCCCAGATCCACTCATGCCCCCTGATCAGACTCCAAAAGTTCTTTTTTCAACTCCAAAGAAAAGCAACCTTGTCCGTTTTTACTCACAG GCAGATGAACTGGTGAAAATAAACCTTCAATGTCATGTCCAAGGAGATGTTGTCCTAGAGTGTATCAATTTGTATGAGGATCTGGATCGTGAGGAGATGGTCTTCCGGATCATGTTCAATACAGCATTCATCCGGTCGAACATCTTGATGCTTAACCGTGATCATGTAGACATGTTATGGAATGCAAAAGACCAATTCCCTAAAGATTTTCGGTTTGAG GTTATCTTTTCCGATATGGACGCAGTTACTTCACATGTCACAACTGAGCCTGTTATTCATCAAGAGAAACAAGGACTTGGGGTTGAAGAATTTGCTAAGGTCCTAGATATCTTTAACCATTTAGACTGGTTGGATGGGAAGAGAGATACTGTACCTCACACAACCCAGCTAAAGATCTCAGCCGTTACTGATGGCCCTGAGCTAAAGATCTCAGCCGTTACTGATGGCCCTGAGACTTTCTTTGATACTCGAGAAGAACTTGAGTCTGAAATTTTACCTGTTGAAATTAATTCTTCTACTGTTGTTCTGAAGCTCGGAAATGAATTGGCTACGCTTGTCAGCACGGAACCAAGACATATTCGCCTAGATTCAAGTTCAGCTAATGTTAAATCCGAATCAAATACTACAACACTATCTCCTTTGCGAACAGGACCTAAGACCAGTGCTCCATCAATGGAATTATCTTCAAGTGCAGTCATGCAACAACGATCATCTTCACCTATTCAGCCTCGGCGACTGATGTCTGACTCCGCAGTCCAAATATCAGAATCAGTATCAGCTGAGAAGTCTGGTTCACAAACTCCAGTTGAGCATTCAACTTCACCTCTGATGGCAAATAAATCAGCATCAACAGCATCGCTTATACCCTTATGCacacctcctcctcttcctccccctccaCCCACTGTCTCATTACTCCCTGTTCCCGCTAAGTTACCCAAAAATACTAGCACAAGTACCATCAATATCTCCCTTAGAGAAACCGTGTGCCCCTCTACACCTTCTTCAGAACCATCAGTCCCTCCTCAAGGTTTGTCAAGAACTGGACAGCTTGTTAAGTCACAAGAACCGTCTAATGAAATTCGTGGGAAGTTACAATCTGATAGTGCTTCAGGTCCTAGCATTTTCGTGTTGCCgtcctcttcttcattgtcaCTGGATAAGGAATTAAGCAGTACAAGAGCATCTCTCCCAGTGGATTTGCCTGCATTACGTCAGACTTCAGACACTACACTTTTAGCAATACCAGAGACAAGATCAGATACtacgctgctgccgccgccgccgccaccaccaccacctccacctcttCCAAAATCAGGCATGGTACTGTTTCCTATCTCACAGAGTGAAGAGGTAACAATCACTATAGAAAAAGTCgtaccaccacctcctccacctccacctccaccaccaccaccaccaccattttcaaattcaaacccaTATACAGTATCTCCAATTCCATCTTCACAAAAGAGAGCCCAACCTCCAATGCCCCAGGCCCCAGCATTGGCAAAAACATCGTTTTCGTCTCcacagccaccgccaccgccaccacctccgcctACTCCGCTGCTTAATAACACTGACGGCTCATCTCAACTGCAGTTACTAGATAAAAAGGATAGTGCAACGTCAAAATATCCAGGCACACTATCTTCGACACCTAAGTTTTTACAAACACAAAGTGTTCCGCGGCTGCAAACACTGCCtgttccacctccaccacctcctccatctaAAACACGGCCtgttccacctccaccacctcctccatctcGAGCATCACAtgttccacctccaccaccacctccttctCATACACCGCCtgttccacctccaccacctccccctTCACAAAGTTTTCCATCCATAAGTAAGAGAAATGATGTGGCAGCCACTCATCGACCTCCGCCTCCCCCACCATTGCCATCCCATGTTACTTCTTCACCGCCAGTGCCCCCTGCACCCCCATTACCTCCTCCTAAGCTAGCTGTGGCCAACAATGCTTCACAGAAGTCATCAACAATccgaccaccaccacctccaccagGCCCCAATCCTAAGGTTTCAGCACATTCTTTACCTAGTAAGGGAAGTGTTATCAGTTCTAACCCTCCCCCACCTCCGGCATTTTCATTTGGTGCAAAGGACCGTAGCACAGCTCGCTCAAAAAGCCCTAGAAGTTTACGTGCCAGCCAGTCATCTAAGAGGACTCCACTGAAACCATTGCACTGGGTGAAAGTATCAAGAGCGACACAGGGAAGTTTATGGGCTGAAACACAGAAGTCTGATGAAGCATCTAG GGCTCCAGAGATTGATATTTCTGAGCTTGAAAGTCTTTTCTCTGTAATGATGCCAAATATGGAGGCAAAACGACAGCGACAACATCCTTCTGTCAcaacaaaacaagaaaaagtTCATCTG ATTGACCTTCAACGCTCAAAGAATTGTGAAATTATGCTGAGAAATATCAAGATGCCACTGCCTGATCTAATG GGTTCAGTGCTTGGCCTTGATGATTCCATAGTTGATGGTGATCAAGTAGATTACTTGATAAAGTTCTGTCCAACTAAGGAAGAAATGGAACTTCTCAAG GGTTATACAGGCAAAAAGGAGAACCTAGGGAACTGTGAACAG TTCTTCATGGAAATGATGAAAGTACCTAGGGTGGAGTCAAAACTGAGAATCTTATCATTTAAGATTAAGTTTGTTACACAG GTTGCAGACCTAAAAACTAGTTTGAATACCATCAATTCTGTTGCTGAAGAG GTTAGGAGCTCTGTCAAGCTTAAGCGAGTGATGCAAACTATTCTTTCTTTGGGGAACGCATTAAACCAAGGAACTGCTAGGG GTGCAGCTGTTGGATTTAGACTGGATAGTCTTCTTAAGCTCAGTGATATACGGGCACGTAATAACAGGATGACTCTCATGCATTATTTATGCAAG ATTCTTTCGGACAAGCTTCCTGAAGTTCTTGACTTCAACAGGGATCTTGCACACTTAGAACCTGCCTCAAAG ATACAACTTAAGGAGCTGGCAGAAGAAATGCAAGCAATAACTAAAGGATTGGAAAAAGTCGAGCAGGAGCTATCAATATCTGAAAAAGATCCTCCAGAGACagagatattttacaag AAATTGAAGGAATTCCTTGCTGATGCCCAAGCTGAAGGAAGGTCATTAGCTTTGCTTTACAGCACTGCG GGGAAAAGTGCTGATTCCCTAGCACATTATTTCGGTGAAGATCCTGTGCGGTGTCCTTTCGAGCAAG TTGTCTCAACATTGCTAAGCTTCGTGAGAACTTTTGAGCGTGCCCACGCTGAGAACGTTAAACAGATGGAGCTGGAGAAGAAACGAGCCCAAACGGaagcagaaaaagaaaaggccaAGCTTGCTGCTCACAAGAAGGGGGAATCGCAGGAGCCTGGAAATTCAGATCGTTGA
- the LOC120644893 gene encoding formin-like protein 7 isoform X2 — MALFRKFFYKKPPDGLLLITDNIYVFDHCFSMKEMEDDHFEAHIRGIAADLLENFRDHSFMISNFGTRKEESPICHILSEYGMTLLDYPGHYEGCPLLTMEMIHCILKSSESWLSLGQHNLLLMHCEKGSWSVLAFMLAAHLIYLGQYSDEQKTLDMLYKQSSLELLEMFSPLNPMPSQIRYLRYISTRNVMPEWPPADRALTLDCVILRMIPNFQGQGGFRPIFRIYGPDPLMPPDQTPKVLFSTPKKSNLVRFYSQADELVKINLQCHVQGDVVLECINLYEDLDREEMVFRIMFNTAFIRSNILMLNRDHVDMLWNAKDQFPKDFRFEVIFSDMDAVTSHVTTEPVIHQEKQGLGVEEFAKVLDIFNHLDWLDGKRDTVPHTTQLKISAVTDGPETFFDTREELESEILPVEINSSTVVLKLGNELATLVSTEPRHIRLDSSSANVKSESNTTTLSPLRTGPKTSAPSMELSSSAVMQQRSSSPIQPRRLMSDSAVQISESVSAEKSGSQTPVEHSTSPLMANKSASTASLIPLCTPPPLPPPPPTVSLLPVPAKLPKNTSTSTINISLRETVCPSTPSSEPSVPPQGLSRTGQLVKSQEPSNEIRGKLQSDSASGPSIFVLPSSSSLSLDKELSSTRASLPVDLPALRQTSDTTLLAIPETRSDTTLLPPPPPPPPPPPLPKSGMVLFPISQSEEVTITIEKVVPPPPPPPPPPPPPPPFSNSNPYTVSPIPSSQKRAQPPMPQAPALAKTSFSSPQPPPPPPPPPTPLLNNTDGSSQLQLLDKKDSATSKYPGTLSSTPKFLQTQSVPRLQTLPVPPPPPPPSKTRPVPPPPPPPSRASHVPPPPPPPSHTPPVPPPPPPPSQSFPSISKRNDVAATHRPPPPPPLPSHVTSSPPVPPAPPLPPPKLAVANNASQKSSTIRPPPPPPGPNPKVSAHSLPSKGSVISSNPPPPPAFSFGAKDRSTARSKSPRSLRASQSSKRTPLKPLHWVKVSRATQGSLWAETQKSDEASRAPEIDISELESLFSVMMPNMEAKRQRQHPSVTTKQEKVHLIDLQRSKNCEIMLRNIKMPLPDLMGSVLGLDDSIVDGDQVDYLIKFCPTKEEMELLKGYTGKKENLGNCEQFFMEMMKVPRVESKLRILSFKIKFVTQVADLKTSLNTINSVAEEVRSSVKLKRVMQTILSLGNALNQGTARGAAVGFRLDSLLKLSDIRARNNRMTLMHYLCKILSDKLPEVLDFNRDLAHLEPASKIQLKELAEEMQAITKGLEKVEQELSISEKDPPETEIFYKKLKEFLADAQAEGRSLALLYSTAGKSADSLAHYFGEDPVRCPFEQVVSTLLSFVRTFERAHAENVKQMELEKKRAQTEAEKEKAKLAAHKKGESQEPGNSDR, encoded by the exons ATGGCGCTGTTCCGAAAGTTTTTCTACAAGAAGCCGCCCGATGGGCTGCTCCTCATCACGGACAACATATACG TTTTTGATCATTGCTTCTCCATGAAAGAGATGGAAGATGACCATTTTGAAGCTCATATTAGAGGCATTGCAGCAGATCTCCTGGAAAATTTTCGTGATCACTCATTCATGATCTCAAATTTTGGGACTAGGAAGGAAGAAAGCCCTATATGCCACATTTTATCTGAATATGGTATGACTTTATTGGACTACCCTGGTCACTATGAGGGATGCCCACTCCTCACCATGGAAATGATTCACTGCATCTTGAAGTCCAGCGAAAGCTGGCTTTCCTTGGGTCAGCATAACTTACTGCTAATGCACTGTGAAAAAGGGAGTTGGTCTGTTCTGGCTTTCATGTTAGCTGCTCATCTAATATACCTGGGGCAGTATTCCGATGAGCAGAAAACACTGGATATGCTCTACAAACAATCATCTTTGGAACTTTTAGAAATGTTTTCACCTCTGAATCCCATGCCTTCTCAAATAAGATATTTGCGCTATATCTCAACGAGGAATGTCATGCCTGAGTGGCCTCCAGCTGATAGAGCCCTCACATTAGATTGTGTTATTTTGAGGATGATTCCAAATTTTCAAGGTCAAGGTGGTTTCCGTCCAATATTCAGGATATATGGCCCAGATCCACTCATGCCCCCTGATCAGACTCCAAAAGTTCTTTTTTCAACTCCAAAGAAAAGCAACCTTGTCCGTTTTTACTCACAG GCAGATGAACTGGTGAAAATAAACCTTCAATGTCATGTCCAAGGAGATGTTGTCCTAGAGTGTATCAATTTGTATGAGGATCTGGATCGTGAGGAGATGGTCTTCCGGATCATGTTCAATACAGCATTCATCCGGTCGAACATCTTGATGCTTAACCGTGATCATGTAGACATGTTATGGAATGCAAAAGACCAATTCCCTAAAGATTTTCGGTTTGAG GTTATCTTTTCCGATATGGACGCAGTTACTTCACATGTCACAACTGAGCCTGTTATTCATCAAGAGAAACAAGGACTTGGGGTTGAAGAATTTGCTAAGGTCCTAGATATCTTTAACCATTTAGACTGGTTGGATGGGAAGAGAGATACTGTACCTCACACAACCCAGCTAAAG ATCTCAGCCGTTACTGATGGCCCTGAGACTTTCTTTGATACTCGAGAAGAACTTGAGTCTGAAATTTTACCTGTTGAAATTAATTCTTCTACTGTTGTTCTGAAGCTCGGAAATGAATTGGCTACGCTTGTCAGCACGGAACCAAGACATATTCGCCTAGATTCAAGTTCAGCTAATGTTAAATCCGAATCAAATACTACAACACTATCTCCTTTGCGAACAGGACCTAAGACCAGTGCTCCATCAATGGAATTATCTTCAAGTGCAGTCATGCAACAACGATCATCTTCACCTATTCAGCCTCGGCGACTGATGTCTGACTCCGCAGTCCAAATATCAGAATCAGTATCAGCTGAGAAGTCTGGTTCACAAACTCCAGTTGAGCATTCAACTTCACCTCTGATGGCAAATAAATCAGCATCAACAGCATCGCTTATACCCTTATGCacacctcctcctcttcctccccctccaCCCACTGTCTCATTACTCCCTGTTCCCGCTAAGTTACCCAAAAATACTAGCACAAGTACCATCAATATCTCCCTTAGAGAAACCGTGTGCCCCTCTACACCTTCTTCAGAACCATCAGTCCCTCCTCAAGGTTTGTCAAGAACTGGACAGCTTGTTAAGTCACAAGAACCGTCTAATGAAATTCGTGGGAAGTTACAATCTGATAGTGCTTCAGGTCCTAGCATTTTCGTGTTGCCgtcctcttcttcattgtcaCTGGATAAGGAATTAAGCAGTACAAGAGCATCTCTCCCAGTGGATTTGCCTGCATTACGTCAGACTTCAGACACTACACTTTTAGCAATACCAGAGACAAGATCAGATACtacgctgctgccgccgccgccgccaccaccaccacctccacctcttCCAAAATCAGGCATGGTACTGTTTCCTATCTCACAGAGTGAAGAGGTAACAATCACTATAGAAAAAGTCgtaccaccacctcctccacctccacctccaccaccaccaccaccaccattttcaaattcaaacccaTATACAGTATCTCCAATTCCATCTTCACAAAAGAGAGCCCAACCTCCAATGCCCCAGGCCCCAGCATTGGCAAAAACATCGTTTTCGTCTCcacagccaccgccaccgccaccacctccgcctACTCCGCTGCTTAATAACACTGACGGCTCATCTCAACTGCAGTTACTAGATAAAAAGGATAGTGCAACGTCAAAATATCCAGGCACACTATCTTCGACACCTAAGTTTTTACAAACACAAAGTGTTCCGCGGCTGCAAACACTGCCtgttccacctccaccacctcctccatctaAAACACGGCCtgttccacctccaccacctcctccatctcGAGCATCACAtgttccacctccaccaccacctccttctCATACACCGCCtgttccacctccaccacctccccctTCACAAAGTTTTCCATCCATAAGTAAGAGAAATGATGTGGCAGCCACTCATCGACCTCCGCCTCCCCCACCATTGCCATCCCATGTTACTTCTTCACCGCCAGTGCCCCCTGCACCCCCATTACCTCCTCCTAAGCTAGCTGTGGCCAACAATGCTTCACAGAAGTCATCAACAATccgaccaccaccacctccaccagGCCCCAATCCTAAGGTTTCAGCACATTCTTTACCTAGTAAGGGAAGTGTTATCAGTTCTAACCCTCCCCCACCTCCGGCATTTTCATTTGGTGCAAAGGACCGTAGCACAGCTCGCTCAAAAAGCCCTAGAAGTTTACGTGCCAGCCAGTCATCTAAGAGGACTCCACTGAAACCATTGCACTGGGTGAAAGTATCAAGAGCGACACAGGGAAGTTTATGGGCTGAAACACAGAAGTCTGATGAAGCATCTAG GGCTCCAGAGATTGATATTTCTGAGCTTGAAAGTCTTTTCTCTGTAATGATGCCAAATATGGAGGCAAAACGACAGCGACAACATCCTTCTGTCAcaacaaaacaagaaaaagtTCATCTG ATTGACCTTCAACGCTCAAAGAATTGTGAAATTATGCTGAGAAATATCAAGATGCCACTGCCTGATCTAATG GGTTCAGTGCTTGGCCTTGATGATTCCATAGTTGATGGTGATCAAGTAGATTACTTGATAAAGTTCTGTCCAACTAAGGAAGAAATGGAACTTCTCAAG GGTTATACAGGCAAAAAGGAGAACCTAGGGAACTGTGAACAG TTCTTCATGGAAATGATGAAAGTACCTAGGGTGGAGTCAAAACTGAGAATCTTATCATTTAAGATTAAGTTTGTTACACAG GTTGCAGACCTAAAAACTAGTTTGAATACCATCAATTCTGTTGCTGAAGAG GTTAGGAGCTCTGTCAAGCTTAAGCGAGTGATGCAAACTATTCTTTCTTTGGGGAACGCATTAAACCAAGGAACTGCTAGGG GTGCAGCTGTTGGATTTAGACTGGATAGTCTTCTTAAGCTCAGTGATATACGGGCACGTAATAACAGGATGACTCTCATGCATTATTTATGCAAG ATTCTTTCGGACAAGCTTCCTGAAGTTCTTGACTTCAACAGGGATCTTGCACACTTAGAACCTGCCTCAAAG ATACAACTTAAGGAGCTGGCAGAAGAAATGCAAGCAATAACTAAAGGATTGGAAAAAGTCGAGCAGGAGCTATCAATATCTGAAAAAGATCCTCCAGAGACagagatattttacaag AAATTGAAGGAATTCCTTGCTGATGCCCAAGCTGAAGGAAGGTCATTAGCTTTGCTTTACAGCACTGCG GGGAAAAGTGCTGATTCCCTAGCACATTATTTCGGTGAAGATCCTGTGCGGTGTCCTTTCGAGCAAG TTGTCTCAACATTGCTAAGCTTCGTGAGAACTTTTGAGCGTGCCCACGCTGAGAACGTTAAACAGATGGAGCTGGAGAAGAAACGAGCCCAAACGGaagcagaaaaagaaaaggccaAGCTTGCTGCTCACAAGAAGGGGGAATCGCAGGAGCCTGGAAATTCAGATCGTTGA